In the bacterium genome, one interval contains:
- a CDS encoding KH domain-containing protein, with the protein MKSLIEILVKALVDSPDSVDVKEVDEGPLAVTYEVTVDPDDLGKVIGKQGRVANALRTVAKAAALKSRKNVYVKILP; encoded by the coding sequence TTGAAAAGTCTGATCGAAATTCTGGTTAAGGCGCTTGTGGACAGTCCCGACAGCGTTGATGTAAAAGAGGTGGACGAGGGTCCTTTGGCGGTCACTTACGAAGTCACCGTCGACCCGGACGACCTGGGCAAAGTGATCGGCAAGCAGGGCAGGGTAGCAAATGCTCTGCGAACGGTTGCCAAGGCAGCCGCCTTAAAGAGTCGCAAGAACGTCTATGTCAAAATTCTGCCGTAG
- a CDS encoding ABC transporter permease: MSEEHPRHKGRPADVAGDILHDVGDEFVAVVAMPGELTYATLTKFFEFIGEISILLARSLKFIFKGKIDARETFNQMAIIGVASLPIVLITVAFSGAVLALYMSQIVVRWGLGSVTGAVVGISIAREIGPVLTSVVVAARVGSAIGAEIGSMKVTEQIDAMRSLAVSPVQHLVVPRLLAGILMLPVLTIFGDIIGIIGAYWVAVVNGVAGGGFISSLKAQVVPYDVMMGLLKTIFFGIAIVIVGSQQGLQTTGGATGVGKSTTSSVVISIVIIYILNFFLAYVMFGGQTAFL; encoded by the coding sequence ATGAGCGAAGAACATCCCAGGCATAAAGGACGACCGGCAGATGTGGCAGGCGACATTCTACACGATGTGGGAGATGAGTTTGTCGCGGTAGTCGCCATGCCGGGCGAACTGACTTATGCCACATTAACTAAATTTTTCGAGTTCATAGGTGAGATATCCATACTGCTCGCTCGATCCCTTAAGTTTATCTTTAAAGGCAAAATTGATGCCCGAGAAACATTTAACCAGATGGCAATTATCGGGGTCGCATCGCTGCCTATCGTGCTTATCACAGTCGCATTCTCCGGAGCAGTCCTGGCACTGTATATGTCACAGATCGTCGTAAGATGGGGGTTGGGCAGCGTCACCGGTGCAGTCGTCGGTATCTCCATCGCAAGAGAGATCGGACCTGTGCTGACATCAGTCGTTGTCGCGGCAAGAGTGGGCAGCGCCATAGGTGCTGAAATCGGCAGCATGAAAGTCACTGAACAGATAGACGCGATGCGCTCGCTGGCAGTAAGCCCTGTGCAACACCTGGTCGTGCCCAGGTTACTCGCCGGTATCCTTATGCTCCCGGTGCTTACAATCTTCGGAGACATTATAGGAATAATCGGTGCATACTGGGTCGCAGTTGTCAATGGTGTGGCAGGTGGTGGCTTCATCAGCAGCCTTAAGGCACAGGTGGTCCCATACGACGTAATGATGGGACTTCTGAAGACCATCTTCTTTGGGATCGCAATCGTGATCGTCGGCTCGCAGCAGGGACTTCAAACTACCGGCGGAGCAACGGGAGTCGGTAAGTCAACTACCAGCTCGGTCGTCATCTCTATTGTAATCATTTATATACTTAACTTCTTCCTGGCCTATGTTATGTTCGGCGGGCAAACGGCATTCCTGTGA
- the rimM gene encoding ribosome maturation factor RimM (Essential for efficient processing of 16S rRNA) yields the protein MPDERDIVIGKVAAPFGVRGELKVIVHTDFPERFDKGRPVTVKTVKGRRFTSKVERNIAHKGGITLKIEGIDDRNAAEDLRDAEFVIDRNEVGDLPEGSYYLFDLIGLKVITDDGRELGEVVEILQSGANDVYETSAGVLIPAIKQVVVKIDTKERLMVIHPIPGLLPEE from the coding sequence ATGCCGGATGAACGGGATATCGTAATAGGCAAGGTGGCTGCGCCGTTCGGTGTGAGAGGTGAACTTAAGGTGATCGTCCACACCGACTTTCCCGAGCGTTTTGATAAGGGTCGGCCCGTCACGGTAAAGACTGTCAAGGGCAGGCGCTTTACGTCAAAAGTCGAGCGCAATATTGCGCACAAGGGCGGCATTACCCTCAAAATCGAGGGCATAGACGACCGCAATGCAGCAGAAGACTTACGGGACGCTGAGTTTGTGATTGACCGCAATGAGGTCGGTGACCTGCCGGAGGGCAGCTATTATCTTTTCGATCTGATCGGGCTGAAGGTGATAACCGACGACGGCCGCGAGCTTGGTGAGGTAGTAGAAATCTTGCAGAGCGGCGCGAATGATGTCTATGAGACGAGCGCGGGCGTGCTTATTCCGGCCATAAAACAGGTCGTTGTAAAGATTGACACAAAAGAGAGGCTGATGGTGATCCATCCCATACCCGGCCTGTTGCCGGAGGAGTGA
- the trmD gene encoding tRNA (guanosine(37)-N1)-methyltransferase TrmD: MRIDIITTIPQMIDAVTGESILGRARQRGLIEINAVNLRDYTHDRHRTTDDAPFGGGPGMVMKPEPVFEAVESLNARMPGMRPRIILMTPQGRRFDQKMAAELARESHVIMICGRYEGVDERIRENLATDEVSIGDYVLTGGELAALVIADAVSRLIPGVLGDETSPETDSFSSGLLEYPQYTRPVDFRGMMVPEILVSGNHAAIAQWRREKSLERTLIRRPDLLDSAPLTKEDKDFIQKLDTDNQPKTNNK, from the coding sequence ATGCGCATAGATATAATAACGACCATCCCGCAGATGATTGATGCGGTAACCGGTGAGAGCATACTCGGCCGGGCGAGGCAGCGCGGCTTGATCGAGATAAACGCGGTGAATCTGCGCGATTATACGCATGACAGACATCGCACAACGGACGATGCTCCGTTCGGCGGCGGTCCGGGTATGGTAATGAAGCCCGAGCCGGTATTCGAGGCTGTTGAGTCTTTGAATGCTCGTATGCCGGGCATGAGACCGAGAATTATTCTGATGACTCCGCAGGGTCGCAGGTTCGATCAGAAAATGGCTGCGGAACTTGCGCGCGAGAGTCACGTAATAATGATATGTGGGCGCTATGAGGGCGTGGATGAGCGCATACGCGAGAATCTGGCCACGGACGAGGTCTCGATCGGAGACTATGTGCTCACCGGCGGAGAGCTTGCCGCTTTGGTGATTGCCGATGCAGTATCCAGGTTGATCCCTGGTGTGCTGGGTGATGAGACATCGCCCGAGACCGATTCGTTTTCGAGCGGGCTGCTGGAATATCCGCAGTATACCAGGCCGGTCGATTTTCGGGGTATGATGGTACCTGAGATTTTAGTGTCGGGCAATCATGCCGCAATAGCGCAGTGGCGGCGTGAGAAGTCTTTGGAAAGAACACTTATAAGGCGTCCTGACCTGCTTGATAGCGCGCCGCTGACAAAAGAAGATAAAGATTTTATACAAAAGCTGGACACTGATAACCAGCCCAAAACGAATAATAAGTAA
- a CDS encoding PAS domain S-box protein: MSKRSGRSHGSKLPADEESGINMDSTCAGKMKLQSEKFDRDHAQEENLEKYKSFFENSDLAIFQSTPEGILLTANPALAHMLGYDSVDEALSSMRDISKQMYAQAEERKRVVDQFTDGRESLSTETEFRRKDGSIVQVSLKARAGRDEDGQLLYFEGYVEDITEDKRTAERIFKISRLIKDLLISGTMDEKLKRITDAVVDIFDADFVRIWVVESGDLCESGCIHAKITAGRDACLDRTKCLHLHASSGRYIHLGGSHRRVPLGAYKIGRVATGEMPSFVTNDVTHDPQVHDHKWAERLGLVSFAGFRILSSDGAPIGVLALFSKHVIVPEEEAILEDLAYITSHLIQTGLTDRALHESEKKLRRLYESMADAYASVDMSGHIIEFNEAFRKMTGYTEDELRNLTYRDITPAAWLELEDRIIEEQVLTKGASDLFEKEYVRKDGTIFPAELRTYLIRDDDGNPAGMWAIVRDITERKRAEMELKDSERRLADIINFLPDATFAIDRDGKIIAWNRATEEMTGYKAADMIGKGDHEYGMAFYGHRRPLLIDMVLKPIEEVKNIYECAKLEGNALVAETYTPLIRPGGAYLWFRATPLYGTERKVIGAIESVRDVTDRKLAEQYKMEFYRRTIMAATDGKLLMAEKHEIYQIGGPCIAEYEIASVEDIGKIRMAASEIAILAGMDEPLVHDFAVTIGEAGTNALKHAGGGQASIHRATDSLMFIVSDCGPGIEAMTIPQVAFVKGYTTAGTLGMGYKIIIALAEKVYIATSNVGTTVGIQMELHRHTDVESAAKDFDWAKVKI, from the coding sequence ATGAGCAAACGATCCGGAAGGTCGCATGGTTCCAAGTTGCCGGCGGATGAAGAATCCGGTATAAATATGGATTCGACATGTGCTGGCAAAATGAAGCTGCAATCCGAGAAGTTTGATAGGGATCATGCTCAAGAAGAGAATCTGGAAAAGTATAAAAGCTTTTTCGAGAATTCCGACTTAGCAATATTTCAGTCGACTCCAGAAGGCATTCTGTTAACTGCGAATCCCGCCCTTGCGCATATGCTGGGTTATGACTCTGTCGATGAGGCTTTGTCTAGTATGAGGGATATCTCAAAGCAGATGTACGCACAAGCTGAGGAGCGGAAGAGAGTGGTCGACCAGTTCACCGATGGCAGGGAATCGTTATCAACCGAGACAGAGTTTCGCCGCAAGGATGGAAGTATTGTACAGGTCAGTCTGAAGGCACGAGCCGGTCGCGATGAAGATGGTCAGTTATTGTATTTTGAAGGCTATGTGGAGGACATAACAGAAGACAAGCGTACAGCCGAGCGCATTTTCAAAATCAGCCGTCTAATCAAGGACCTGCTTATTTCCGGCACAATGGATGAAAAGCTCAAACGCATCACTGACGCGGTGGTAGACATTTTCGATGCTGATTTTGTAAGGATATGGGTAGTCGAGAGTGGTGACTTGTGCGAATCCGGGTGTATTCACGCAAAGATTACAGCTGGGCGGGACGCCTGTCTCGATCGAACCAAGTGTTTGCATCTGCACGCCAGTTCCGGGCGCTATATACACCTTGGTGGTTCACACAGGAGAGTGCCTTTAGGAGCGTACAAGATCGGTCGAGTTGCCACAGGTGAGATGCCAAGTTTTGTTACCAATGACGTTACGCATGATCCGCAGGTTCATGACCACAAATGGGCAGAGCGTCTTGGTTTGGTTTCGTTTGCAGGATTTCGCATTCTTTCATCGGATGGCGCACCGATAGGAGTATTAGCGCTTTTTAGCAAACACGTTATAGTCCCTGAAGAGGAGGCGATACTGGAGGATCTTGCCTACATAACATCTCATCTGATACAGACAGGCTTGACGGACAGGGCATTGCATGAATCCGAGAAGAAACTGCGCCGTCTCTATGAGAGTATGGCGGACGCTTATGCAAGCGTAGATATGTCGGGTCATATTATTGAGTTCAATGAGGCATTCCGAAAGATGACCGGTTATACCGAAGATGAACTGCGCAATCTCACATATCGTGACATAACACCGGCGGCTTGGCTAGAGTTGGAAGACAGGATAATCGAGGAGCAGGTGTTGACAAAGGGTGCCTCGGACCTCTTTGAGAAGGAGTATGTGCGAAAAGACGGTACGATTTTTCCTGCGGAGCTTCGAACTTATCTTATACGAGATGATGACGGTAATCCTGCAGGCATGTGGGCAATCGTGCGCGATATTACTGAGCGCAAGCGTGCCGAGATGGAGTTGAAGGACTCTGAGCGTCGTCTTGCGGACATCATCAATTTTCTTCCCGATGCCACTTTTGCGATCGACAGGGACGGCAAAATTATTGCATGGAACCGTGCCACCGAGGAGATGACGGGCTATAAAGCGGCTGATATGATCGGCAAAGGCGATCATGAATATGGTATGGCATTTTATGGTCATAGAAGACCGCTTTTAATTGACATGGTCCTAAAGCCCATTGAAGAGGTCAAAAACATTTACGAATGCGCGAAGCTGGAGGGCAATGCTCTCGTTGCGGAGACATATACGCCTCTGATAAGACCGGGCGGCGCTTATTTATGGTTCAGGGCCACGCCGTTATACGGTACTGAACGCAAAGTGATAGGTGCCATTGAGTCTGTAAGAGATGTCACCGACCGCAAGCTGGCGGAGCAGTATAAGATGGAGTTCTACCGTCGCACGATCATGGCCGCCACCGACGGCAAGCTGCTGATGGCCGAGAAGCACGAGATCTATCAAATTGGTGGTCCCTGCATTGCGGAGTATGAAATCGCCAGTGTGGAGGATATCGGGAAAATTCGTATGGCTGCAAGTGAGATTGCAATACTTGCCGGTATGGATGAACCGCTGGTTCATGATTTTGCAGTCACAATTGGGGAAGCCGGCACAAATGCGCTCAAGCATGCCGGTGGAGGCCAGGCATCTATTCATAGGGCAACGGATTCCTTGATGTTTATCGTCTCCGATTGTGGTCCGGGGATAGAGGCTATGACCATACCCCAAGTTGCGTTCGTCAAGGGCTACACAACTGCCGGGACTCTGGGTATGGGTTACAAGATAATAATAGCACTTGCCGAAAAGGTCTACATAGCCACAAGCAATGTGGGCACAACGGTAGGCATCCAGATGGAGTTGCACAGGCATACCGATGTTGAGTCTGCCGCCAAAGACTTCGACTGGGCCAAGGTCAAAATTTGA
- a CDS encoding YlqD family protein — MGIVIKRPVRVKVIVTEQFKEHRLAEMRAAQLRLEEVSKRLGAQLESASVPESIMERLRAEQRKSDEAKAALIREMSKVSSLEIGSEYERGVLEGDVEIEVGDDFSKVSSCEIVIKDEKVVEIRSGHAG; from the coding sequence ATGGGCATAGTCATAAAAAGACCTGTTCGGGTAAAGGTAATAGTGACGGAGCAGTTCAAAGAGCACCGTCTGGCTGAGATGCGCGCGGCTCAACTCAGGCTGGAGGAAGTATCGAAGCGTCTAGGGGCACAGCTCGAAAGCGCATCCGTGCCCGAAAGCATCATGGAACGGCTTCGCGCCGAGCAGCGCAAGTCTGATGAAGCAAAAGCAGCGCTGATCCGTGAGATGAGCAAGGTTTCTTCTCTGGAGATAGGCTCTGAGTATGAGCGTGGTGTGCTTGAGGGAGATGTGGAGATAGAGGTCGGTGACGACTTTTCCAAAGTGTCTTCCTGCGAGATTGTGATAAAAGACGAGAAAGTGGTGGAGATTCGGAGCGGCCATGCCGGATGA
- the ffh gene encoding signal recognition particle protein has product MLFESLSDKLQNVFAKLKSRGGLTEQEVNEALREVRLVLLEADVNFKVVKDFVGRIKERAVGEDILKGLNPAQQVIKIVNEELVALLGGEQAKLKIAERPPTVIMVSGLHGAGKTTNVAKLALMFKKQGKKPLLVAGDVYRPAAIKQLQTLGEQIGVDVFDIGDKQDAVAVAKSAMGAARSNGNDPVLIDVAGRLHIDEEMMSELKRLREAIDVTEVLLVVDAMTGQDAVNVAQQFNEALSLDGVIMTKMDGDARGGAALSIKAVTGKPVKFIGTSEKMDGIEPFYPDRMASRILGMGDVLSLIEKAQETFDEEQALAMERKFRENKFDLNDYLDQLRQMRKMGPLDQILGMIPGLGNMSKLKDAKIDEKEFSRVEAILCSMTNDERHDPTILNGSRRRRIADGSGTSVQEVNRLMNQFNDMKKMIRAMTGAEESGKRRKRMPNFPF; this is encoded by the coding sequence ATCTTGTTCGAGAGTCTTTCAGATAAACTGCAGAATGTCTTTGCCAAGTTAAAGAGCAGGGGAGGATTGACCGAACAGGAGGTCAACGAGGCTCTACGCGAGGTCAGGCTGGTACTGCTTGAGGCCGATGTCAACTTCAAGGTCGTCAAGGACTTTGTAGGTCGTATAAAAGAGCGTGCAGTCGGCGAGGATATCCTGAAGGGCTTGAATCCCGCGCAGCAGGTCATTAAGATTGTAAATGAAGAGCTTGTTGCGCTGCTTGGAGGCGAGCAGGCAAAGCTCAAGATAGCCGAGCGTCCGCCGACCGTGATAATGGTCTCGGGTCTGCATGGCGCGGGCAAGACGACCAATGTCGCCAAGCTCGCTCTGATGTTCAAAAAGCAGGGCAAGAAGCCGCTGTTGGTGGCCGGTGATGTATATCGTCCGGCAGCGATCAAACAGCTCCAGACTCTGGGCGAGCAGATCGGTGTAGATGTTTTTGATATTGGCGATAAGCAGGACGCCGTAGCAGTCGCAAAGTCGGCGATGGGTGCGGCAAGATCGAACGGCAACGATCCGGTGCTCATAGACGTAGCGGGTCGGCTGCACATCGATGAAGAGATGATGTCCGAGCTTAAGCGGCTCAGAGAGGCGATCGATGTCACCGAAGTCCTGCTGGTAGTCGACGCCATGACCGGCCAGGACGCCGTGAATGTTGCACAGCAGTTCAACGAAGCGCTGTCACTCGACGGCGTCATAATGACGAAGATGGACGGCGATGCCCGCGGCGGCGCGGCTCTTTCGATAAAGGCCGTCACAGGCAAGCCGGTAAAGTTTATAGGCACCAGCGAGAAGATGGACGGCATCGAGCCGTTCTATCCCGACCGCATGGCCTCGCGGATCCTCGGAATGGGGGATGTTCTGAGTCTGATTGAGAAAGCTCAGGAGACCTTTGATGAGGAGCAGGCGTTGGCGATGGAGCGCAAGTTCCGGGAGAATAAGTTCGACCTGAACGACTATCTGGATCAGCTCCGTCAGATGCGCAAGATGGGTCCGCTGGACCAGATACTGGGCATGATCCCGGGGCTTGGCAATATGTCCAAGCTCAAGGATGCGAAGATCGACGAGAAGGAATTTTCGCGTGTCGAGGCGATTTTGTGCTCGATGACGAACGACGAGCGTCATGATCCGACCATCCTTAACGGCAGCCGCAGGCGCCGCATTGCGGACGGCAGCGGCACCAGTGTGCAGGAAGTGAACCGGCTCATGAACCAGTTCAACGATATGAAGAAGATGATCCGTGCCATGACCGGCGCGGAAGAATCAGGGAAGCGGCGAAAACGAATGCCGAACTTTCCTTTTTAA